A stretch of Perognathus longimembris pacificus isolate PPM17 chromosome 1, ASM2315922v1, whole genome shotgun sequence DNA encodes these proteins:
- the Fzd9 gene encoding frizzled-9, producing the protein MAEGPPRRAPPLPLLWPLLAAGVAALEIGRFDPERGRGPARCQAVEIPMCHGIGYNLTRMPNLLGHTSQGEAAAELAEFAPLVQYGCHGHLRFVLCSLYAPMCTHQVSAPIPACRPMCEQARLRCAPVMERFHFGWPDALDCGRLPTRNDPHALCMEAPENATAGPTEPHRGLGMLPVAPRPPAPAPGPAGPGSGPGSGPGSCQNPEKFQYVEKSRACAPRCGPGVEVLWSRRDKDFALVWMAVWSALCFFSTAFTVLTFLLEPHRFQYPERPIIFLSMCYNVYSLAFLIRAVAGAQSVACDQEAGALYVIQEGLENTGCTLVFLLLYYFGMASSLWWVVLTLTWFLAAGKKWGHEAIEAHGSYFHMAAWGLPALKTIVVLTLRKVAGDELTGLCYVASMDSAALTGFVLVPLAGYLVLGTSFLLTGFVALFHIRKIMKTGGTNTEKLEKLMVKIGVFSILYTVPATCVIVCYAYERLNMDFWRLRAAEQPCTGAPVPGGRRDCSLPGGSVPTVAVFMLKIFMSLVVGITSGVWVWSSKTFQTWQSLCHRKMAAGRARAKACRAPGGYGRGIHCHYKAPTVVLHMTKTDPSLENPTHL; encoded by the coding sequence ATGGCCGAGGGGCCGCCGCGCCGGgcgccgccgctgccgctgctGTGGCCGCTGCTGGCGGCGGGCGTCGCGGCGCTGGAGATCGGGCGGTTCGACCCCGAGCGCGGGCGCGGGCCGGCGAGGTGCCAGGCGGTGGAGATCCCCATGTGCCACGGCATTGGCTACAACCTGACCCGCATGCCCAACCTGCTGGGCCACACGTCGCAGGGCGAGGCGGCGGCCGAGCTGGCTGAGTTCGCGCCGCTCGTGCAGTACGGCTGCCACGGGCACCTGCGCTTCGTGCTGTGCTCGCTGTACGCGCCCATGTGCACGCACCAGGTGTCGGCGCCCATCCCCGCCTGCCGGCCCATGTGCGAGCAGGCGCGCCTGCGCTGCGCGCCCGTCATGGAGCGCTTCCACTTCGGCTGGCCCGACGCGCTCGACTGCGGCCGGCTGCCCACGCGCAACGACCCGCACGCGCTGTGCATGGAGGCGCCCGAGAACGCCACGGCCGGCCCCACCGAGCCGCACCGGGGCTTGGGCATGCTGCCCGTGGCGCCGCGgccccccgcgccggccccgggccccgccggcccGGGCTCGGGCCCCGGCTCGGGCCCCGGCTCTTGCCAGAACCCGGAGAAGTTCCAGTACGTGGAGAAGAGCCGCGCGTGCGCGCCGCGCTGCGGGCCCGGCGTCGAGGTGCTCTGGTCTCGGCGCGACAAGGACTTCGCGCTGGTCTGGATGGCCGTGTGGTCGGCGCTGTGCTTCTTCTCCACCGCCTTCACCGTACTCACCTTCCTACTGGAGCCGCACCGCTTCCAGTACCCCGAGCGCCCCATCATCTTCCTCTCCATGTGCTACAACGTCTACTCGCTGGCCTTCCTCATCCGCGCCGTGGCAGGCGCGCAGAGCGTGGCCTGCGACCAGGAGGCGGGCGCGCTCTACGTGATCCAGGAGGGCCTGGAGAACACCGGCTGCACCCTCGTCTTCCTCCTGCTCTACTACTTCGGCATGGCCAGCTCCCTGTGGTGGGTGGTCCTCACGCTCACCTGGTTCCTGGCGGCTGGCAAGAAGTGGGGCCACGAGGCCATCGAGGCCCACGGCAGCTACTTCCACATGGCGGCCTGGGGCCTGCCGGCGCTCAAGACCATCGTGGTCCTGACCCTGCGCAAGGTGGCCGGGGACGAGCTGACCGGGCTCTGCTATGTGGCCAGCATGGACAGTGCGGCGCTCACGGGCTTTGTGCTGGTGCCCCTGGCTGGCTACCTGGTGCTGGGCACCAGCTTCCTCCTCACGGGCTTCGTGGCGCTCTTCCACATCCGCAAGATCATGAAGACAGGGGGCACCAACACCGAAAAGCTGGAGAAGCTCATGGTCAAGATCGGCGTCTTCTCCATCCTCTACACGGTGCCCGCCACCTGTGTCATTGTGTGCTACGCCTACGAGCGCCTCAACATGGACTTCTGGCGGCTCCGGGCAGCAGAGCAGCCCTGCACCGGCGCCCCGGTGCCCGGGGGCCGCAGGGACTGCTCCCTGCCAGGGGGCTCCGTGCCCACCGTGGCTGTCTTTATGCTCAAAATCTTCATGTCCCTGGTGGTGGGCATCACCAGTGGTGTCTGGGTATGGAGCTCCAAGACCTTCCAGACCTGGCAGAGCCTATGCCATCGCAAGATGGCAGCCGGCCGGGCCCGGGCCAAGGCCTGCAGGGCCCCTGGAGGCTACGGTCGGGGCATCCACTGCCACTATAAGGCCCCCACGGTGGTCTTACACATGACTAAGACGGACCCCTCCCTGGAGAATCCCACGCACCTCTAG